The following DNA comes from Rosa rugosa chromosome 5, drRosRugo1.1, whole genome shotgun sequence.
TGTAATCTCTATTATTTATAAACTGAGGTCTGTGCAATTCCAATGTCAACGAGAATCACAAGATCACAAAAACAACTGAAACTCCCTACTCGACTGTATTCACAATATTTCAGCTAGACAGTTCGTCAAACACAATGCCTTCAGTCCCTGCTAAGATACTCATAGGAATCTCTTCAGACCCagatgaaagcaaacagttgcTATCACGAGCAATTAGTGTTCTGGCTCATCCGAATGACAACATTGTTGCCATTCATGTTCTTGGTCAGTCGGTTTGAATTTATGAGTACATCTTTGCATATATAACATTTAGTTGCATTATACTATAATTTGTGTCACATTAGTAGCAATGTCAACTTCATCAGTCAGAGTTGTTTGTATCTGTAGGGTGATTGCATTTTGAAATAGCATGCCTGGTTATTGATTTTTCAGTTGGCGAGGAGAGGAAGAAGCGCGAATCAGTAACAAAGTCTCAATCCCAACTTCGTAGAGCAAAAGCCTATGTTATATCTGTGCTTGGAGAATTTGCCAGGACTTGCCAATCCAAGCAGGTGAAGTCATCTTATTATGAAAAGGGATCATTGTAGAGTTCTTTTGAAACTGTAAAATGCTCGGTATCACTAACTTCCTAGCATTAATATACTCAGTTATTCTGTATTGATTTTCAGGTAAACCTGGAGGCAAAAGTAATTTTCTGCTCTAGTATTGGAAGAGGTCTAGTTCAGGAAGCAAAATCTATTTTCGCagattatcttcttctttgtaGCTCAAGAAACCAATCAAACAGGTAAAACCAACAGGCTTTGTCTTAATATCTTCCGTTTTTCTTCAATGGTGATCTCTCATGATTAACATTTTGAACCACATTAAACTAGAGTTCCATCCATTACAAGATACTGCTTAAAACATGCCCCGTCTGGTTGCACATTGGTTTTATTGGGGAAACCTACCAACCCTCAACAAAAGTCAGATTCACATTCTGCAGACTCGAAAGGTAGCTTATTTCAAATGCTTCTCAGACAGTACAAGACATTCTTTGATGTAATGTATTCTAATCTGTCCATAACCTGATAGCAGAAAGCCATCAATCAATTCCATGGCGGACTAAAAATACCATTCCGAGTGGCAGAAGTACATCCTCTTCTGAAAATCTAGGTGTCAAAGAAACGAAGAAAGAAATCACTTCACCAAGGGCTGTTTTAGATGAATTTGAAGTAGAATCTCAGAGCACAGATGATACTGGTAGCTATGGGGACTCGGCTATCATACAGTCCCCCTCTCTGGCTGCCAAGATCATGAGCCAAACCAACACAAAGAAGCAAGGATTATCACCATGCAGATTCATCACTTCTTTCTTTGGTTCACCATTCAGAAAAACAAATGGCAGTTTATCAAACAACGAAAAGCGATTACCTTCACTGAAGTGCTTCAGCTACAAGGAGATCATGAATTCTACAAACAGCTTCCACCCAGGTAAAAGTATTGGTCAAATTGTTGTGCCATTATacattttttcattaaaaaatgaATCCATAATTATTAAGAATGTTCTTATGCCATTGAGTTTCAGATAATCTGGTAGGTCGAGGTGGGTATTCTGAAGTATATAGGGGTAATCTTTCTGATGGGCAAACCATTGCTGTCAAAATGTTGGCCAAGGACAACAACAATGCTAACAAGGAAAAAGAGTTCCTAATGGAACTGGGAGTAATTTTACATGTCAGCCATCCTAATACAGCCAAATTAGTTGGTTGCTGCATTGAAAATGGACTTTACCTCATTTTCAACTTCACTGAAAACGGAACTTTGGCATCTGCATTACATGGTAAGAAACATTTACTGCACCATCACGCTTTGGagaaaaaaatttaagaaaaccaaattcataTATTGGTACTTTGGAAGAAAAAGAACATGTTGGAATTACTTTCGATCATGAGTAATTACATTTGCAATTGCTATGCCAAGTTTCTCAGCAGTTGGAATGTAATACATGATCTGTTGAGTTATGCAAAACAGATAATTATGCCTGCTATGAACAGCTTTGCTTATTACTTGGAACCCTGTCAAACAATCTACAGGTAAATCATGTGAATCACTTCCGTGGCCTATTAGATACAAAATTGTCATTGGAGTTGCAAAGGGTCTGCATTATCTGCATAAATGTTGTAAGCACCGGATAATACATCGTGACATAAAAGCCTCAAATGTCCTTCTTGGACCAGATTATGAACCACAGGTGAAGGACCAGAATTTATTTCAGTGTTCGCTTGAAAATTATATTAATTCATGTAAATTCAGCTGTGGTTTTATTTCTCTATAGATTACAGATTTTGGACTAGCAAAATGGCTTCCTAACAAATGGACTCACCACGCTGTGATTCCGATAGAGGGTACATTTGGATACTTAGCACCAGAGTACTTCATGCATGGAATTGTGGATGAAAAAACAGATGTTTTTGCATTTGGGGTTCTTCTTTTGGAG
Coding sequences within:
- the LOC133712098 gene encoding probable receptor-like serine/threonine-protein kinase At5g57670 produces the protein MPSVPAKILIGISSDPDESKQLLSRAISVLAHPNDNIVAIHVLVGEERKKRESVTKSQSQLRRAKAYVISVLGEFARTCQSKQVNLEAKVIFCSSIGRGLVQEAKSIFADYLLLCSSRNQSNRVPSITRYCLKHAPSGCTLVLLGKPTNPQQKSDSHSADSKAESHQSIPWRTKNTIPSGRSTSSSENLGVKETKKEITSPRAVLDEFEVESQSTDDTGSYGDSAIIQSPSLAAKIMSQTNTKKQGLSPCRFITSFFGSPFRKTNGSLSNNEKRLPSLKCFSYKEIMNSTNSFHPDNLVGRGGYSEVYRGNLSDGQTIAVKMLAKDNNNANKEKEFLMELGVILHVSHPNTAKLVGCCIENGLYLIFNFTENGTLASALHGKSCESLPWPIRYKIVIGVAKGLHYLHKCCKHRIIHRDIKASNVLLGPDYEPQITDFGLAKWLPNKWTHHAVIPIEGTFGYLAPEYFMHGIVDEKTDVFAFGVLLLEIVTGRKPVDSSTKNLLLWAMPHMESGDIAKLADPKLEANYDAEQLQRVVLAASYCVRQTSVWRPSMSEVLELLNKGHKSEIARTLIPKFSSDELDDYSMVFGYDIPEDIDLEDYL